A section of the Leptospira terpstrae serovar Hualin str. LT 11-33 = ATCC 700639 genome encodes:
- a CDS encoding peptide MFS transporter: MEKPNEIELGQHPKGIAPLFLTEMWERLSYYGMRALLVLYLVKALGFSDADAGAVYAFYTSFVYLTPVIGGYLTDRFFSYQFSIYLGSFLMLCGHISLAFSNLSFFYSGLVLLAIGNGFFKPNISTIFGRLYEKKPGLRDSGFTIFYMGINLGGLIGPIVCGSLGERVDWHLGFLFAGFGMAIGMIVFYFGSKRLPHFIWEKKRNQETSMTAPESDHQTKPKILLIVLLSFFSIFFWMAFEQMGSSLNLFALRNTDRFLFGFEIPASVLQSINPLFILLFGPLVSLVWTGLAKRNKNPNPVLKFVLSLVLLGIGFFVMVIAAKYAETGVAVSILFLVFVYFWNTLSELCLSPVGLSFVSHMAPAKYASVLMGIWFLSNAFGHYAAGILSGYQNQWGSMINFYGFFVLCSFFGASLLYGIYLFKKKSILVLFKGI; encoded by the coding sequence TTGGAAAAGCCGAACGAAATAGAATTGGGACAACACCCGAAAGGAATCGCACCTCTCTTTCTCACCGAGATGTGGGAACGTCTCAGTTATTATGGGATGCGAGCCCTTCTTGTATTGTATTTGGTAAAGGCCTTAGGTTTTTCTGATGCAGATGCAGGTGCCGTCTATGCGTTTTATACCAGCTTTGTATACTTAACTCCTGTTATCGGAGGGTATTTAACCGACAGATTTTTTAGTTATCAGTTTTCCATTTATTTAGGTAGTTTTCTCATGCTCTGTGGGCATATTTCCCTTGCCTTTTCCAATTTATCTTTTTTTTATTCAGGCCTTGTACTTTTAGCAATTGGGAATGGTTTTTTTAAACCCAATATCTCTACCATCTTTGGCAGGTTATACGAAAAGAAACCTGGCCTTCGGGATAGTGGATTTACCATATTTTATATGGGAATCAATTTGGGTGGACTGATTGGTCCGATTGTTTGTGGAAGTTTGGGTGAAAGAGTGGATTGGCATTTGGGTTTTTTATTTGCGGGATTTGGAATGGCAATTGGAATGATTGTTTTCTATTTTGGAAGTAAACGTTTGCCTCACTTTATTTGGGAGAAAAAAAGAAACCAGGAAACTTCTATGACAGCTCCTGAAAGTGACCACCAAACCAAACCAAAAATACTACTCATTGTTTTACTCTCTTTTTTCAGTATTTTCTTTTGGATGGCTTTCGAACAAATGGGTTCTTCTTTAAACCTCTTTGCCTTACGAAATACAGACAGATTTTTGTTTGGTTTTGAGATTCCTGCTTCGGTTTTGCAATCCATCAATCCCTTATTTATTCTTCTCTTTGGTCCACTAGTTTCTCTTGTTTGGACAGGTCTTGCCAAACGAAACAAGAATCCCAATCCCGTTTTGAAATTTGTGCTTAGTTTGGTTCTTTTAGGAATTGGATTTTTTGTGATGGTGATCGCTGCAAAATATGCAGAAACAGGTGTGGCGGTATCCATTTTGTTTTTGGTTTTTGTTTATTTTTGGAATACACTAAGTGAACTTTGCCTTTCTCCTGTAGGACTTTCTTTTGTGAGTCATATGGCACCTGCAAAATATGCTTCCGTACTTATGGGGATTTGGTTTTTGTCCAATGCTTTTGGGCACTATGCGGCAGGAATTTTATCAGGGTACCAAAACCAATGGGGAAGTATGATAAACTTCTATGGATTTTTTGTCCTTTGTTCCTTTTTTGGAGCTAGTCTTTTGTATGGAATCTATTTGTTTAAAAAGAAATCCATTCTTGTTTTATTCAAAGGAATCTAA
- a CDS encoding AMP-dependent synthetase/ligase translates to MKNFTTLNDVFYYANRAYGSKEMFFGKDAGKNFIGRTFSDIFHKAENLALSLLQMGIQPGDRIGLMADNRTEWAIADIATLLNGAVNVPRGSDSTPQEIEYILTHSGSKYCFVEHEKLYDSLKPILSNTKVEKVIILDPGFRSNDSFAIPLETLIHEGEAQRKNLPSLELRSKQVKPDDLFTIIYTSGTTGMPKGVMLTHQNMVYNVVKVPPRVGLKSSDRTLSILPVWHIFERAIDYAIIAEGASIAYTNIRDLRDDFQKIKPSFMASAPRLWENLYLGIKQKLEKAPENKRKLFDFAYDICKKFKDGQDYLAGNKLLTKEESPFERAKNTAVSLGYVLNLFLLAKVLDGLVFSKIRDVLGGHLTGTISGGGALPAHVDEFFNVIGIPVYEGYGMTECAPIISVRSVGNVVQGSVGKWPEGTAVKIVNELGESVPKGKMGIIHIKGPQVMKGYYKNEEATSKAIHDGWMNTGDLGFISFNDTLSVRGRVKDTIVLLGGENVEPVPIENLLLENSLINQVIVVGQDQKSLTALVWPDKDRMKEAGLTVKEGEDLNQNKEIRLYFQNIIKKQISSENGFKSFEKLSDFRFLPKAMEVGDELTNLFKMKRNVIHDKYKDLIKSMYN, encoded by the coding sequence ATGAAAAATTTTACGACGCTGAATGATGTTTTTTATTATGCCAATCGAGCCTATGGCTCCAAAGAAATGTTCTTTGGAAAGGATGCTGGAAAAAACTTTATAGGTCGTACATTTTCAGATATCTTTCATAAAGCAGAAAACTTAGCACTGTCCCTCTTACAAATGGGGATTCAACCGGGAGATCGAATCGGTCTTATGGCTGATAATAGAACAGAATGGGCCATAGCTGACATCGCCACCTTGTTAAACGGTGCGGTCAATGTCCCTCGTGGTTCTGATTCTACTCCTCAGGAAATCGAATACATCTTAACTCACTCGGGAAGTAAATACTGCTTTGTCGAACATGAAAAATTATATGATTCTTTAAAACCGATTCTTTCCAATACCAAAGTAGAAAAAGTCATTATCTTAGATCCTGGATTTCGTTCCAACGATTCATTCGCTATCCCTTTGGAAACTTTAATTCATGAGGGAGAAGCCCAAAGAAAAAACCTCCCTTCTCTCGAACTCCGATCCAAACAAGTCAAACCTGATGATCTTTTTACCATTATTTATACTTCAGGAACCACTGGTATGCCCAAAGGTGTGATGCTCACCCACCAAAATATGGTCTACAATGTGGTAAAAGTTCCACCACGAGTGGGTTTAAAAAGTTCAGATCGCACACTTTCTATCCTTCCTGTATGGCATATTTTTGAAAGAGCCATAGACTATGCAATCATTGCGGAAGGTGCATCCATTGCTTATACAAATATCCGTGACTTGCGAGACGATTTCCAAAAAATCAAACCAAGTTTTATGGCTTCAGCCCCAAGGTTATGGGAAAACCTTTACCTCGGCATCAAACAAAAGTTAGAGAAAGCACCAGAAAACAAACGTAAACTTTTTGATTTTGCTTATGATATCTGTAAAAAATTCAAAGATGGACAGGATTATTTAGCAGGAAACAAACTACTTACCAAAGAGGAATCACCATTCGAAAGAGCAAAGAACACAGCGGTATCTCTAGGTTATGTATTGAATTTGTTTTTACTTGCCAAGGTTTTAGATGGTCTTGTTTTCTCTAAAATTCGGGATGTTTTAGGAGGCCACCTAACTGGAACTATTTCAGGTGGTGGGGCCCTTCCCGCCCATGTGGATGAATTTTTTAATGTCATAGGGATTCCTGTATATGAAGGTTATGGGATGACAGAATGTGCACCGATCATTTCGGTACGATCAGTAGGCAATGTGGTTCAAGGTTCGGTAGGAAAATGGCCAGAAGGAACAGCAGTCAAAATAGTCAATGAACTAGGAGAATCAGTTCCCAAAGGGAAGATGGGAATCATTCATATCAAAGGCCCACAAGTCATGAAGGGATACTATAAAAATGAAGAGGCTACTTCTAAAGCCATTCATGACGGATGGATGAATACCGGTGACTTAGGATTTATTTCTTTTAACGATACATTGTCAGTTCGTGGGCGTGTGAAAGATACCATTGTTCTTTTAGGTGGAGAAAACGTAGAACCAGTCCCAATTGAAAACTTACTTTTGGAAAATTCTCTCATCAACCAAGTGATAGTAGTAGGACAGGATCAAAAGTCTCTCACGGCACTAGTTTGGCCCGATAAAGACAGAATGAAAGAAGCGGGACTGACTGTTAAAGAAGGTGAAGACCTAAACCAAAACAAAGAGATTCGACTTTACTTTCAAAATATCATCAAAAAACAAATTTCCTCGGAAAACGGATTCAAATCATTTGAAAAACTTTCTGACTTTCGTTTTTTACCAAAAGCCATGGAAGTAGGAGATGAACTGACAAATCTATTCAAAATGAAACGAAATGTCATTCATGATAAATACAAAGACCTGATTAAATCCATGTATAATTAA
- a CDS encoding OmpA family protein, producing the protein MKQIISGILSLSLLSTISCGLSENTKRLILSTSIGCGVGLALGAVYDEAQRKKDTKNKQNDFQRQIKESLTREKKKPQNKGKIVGLGAGCLAGLGTGFYLNTMYDNMAEEMKKQGITLEKNQRGGETVGLTATMDGGIAFEDGKADLKGKGKENIDKLAEALAAYPETKINISGHANKTGAEDLNLRLSQDRAVTAKNAIIENGVEGKRIGTVQGLGSSTPIQGVDPKDGSNRRVEVEIVPAS; encoded by the coding sequence TTGAAACAAATCATCTCCGGAATTCTTTCCCTATCATTACTTTCCACAATCTCTTGTGGACTATCCGAAAACACAAAAAGATTAATTCTCAGTACATCCATTGGATGCGGTGTTGGTCTAGCACTCGGTGCAGTTTATGACGAAGCACAACGAAAGAAAGATACCAAAAACAAACAAAACGATTTTCAAAGACAAATCAAAGAATCTTTAACAAGAGAAAAAAAGAAACCACAAAACAAAGGTAAGATTGTTGGTCTTGGTGCAGGTTGTTTGGCAGGACTTGGAACTGGTTTTTATCTAAACACTATGTATGACAACATGGCCGAAGAGATGAAAAAACAAGGGATCACTCTTGAGAAAAATCAAAGAGGTGGTGAAACAGTTGGTCTCACTGCGACTATGGATGGTGGAATTGCTTTTGAAGATGGAAAAGCTGACCTCAAAGGAAAAGGAAAAGAGAACATTGACAAATTGGCAGAAGCCCTTGCAGCTTACCCAGAAACCAAAATCAATATCTCTGGACATGCCAATAAAACTGGTGCCGAAGATTTAAACCTCCGTTTATCGCAAGACCGCGCTGTGACTGCAAAAAATGCGATCATTGAAAACGGTGTGGAAGGAAAACGAATTGGAACAGTGCAAGGACTTGGTTCCTCAACTCCAATCCAAGGAGTGGATCCAAAAGATGGTTCTAACCGACGAGTGGAAGTGGAAATCGTTCCTGCGAGCTAA
- a CDS encoding ParA family protein: MKVISVSNIKGGSGKSTTAAHLACALARRGKTLVVDMDMQGDLTDYCLPDLDLNQLDESNVMSVLLGMKRMTDCIRVTKQFDVLPSTLSLAKLTKYNPDSTSLCLQFKRALDEVRNQYKFVIIDTPGSAKHELTTAIYNSELILIPVTPSKWTIRAVNLLLDEISQTETIFSQKKKIAFVPSWFGPSKKHRELLEKLRQIEEIPCLAEIPKLESIKTKTEKQEPLKKDTNAWHAFDLLADESIALVDPENSILSMKP; encoded by the coding sequence ATGAAGGTGATCTCTGTTTCCAATATTAAAGGAGGAAGTGGAAAATCCACTACTGCTGCCCATTTGGCTTGTGCCCTCGCCAGGCGAGGAAAAACTCTGGTGGTCGATATGGACATGCAAGGTGACTTAACAGACTATTGTTTACCCGATTTAGATCTCAACCAATTGGATGAATCCAATGTAATGAGTGTGCTTCTTGGGATGAAACGGATGACAGATTGTATCAGGGTTACCAAACAATTTGATGTTCTGCCATCGACTCTTAGTTTGGCAAAACTCACCAAATACAATCCTGATTCAACAAGCCTTTGTTTACAATTCAAACGAGCTCTGGATGAAGTTCGTAACCAGTATAAATTTGTCATCATTGACACTCCGGGTTCTGCCAAACACGAACTCACTACTGCCATCTATAATTCTGAACTGATTCTAATTCCAGTGACTCCCAGTAAATGGACCATTCGTGCAGTCAATTTACTCTTGGATGAAATCTCTCAAACCGAAACCATCTTTAGCCAAAAGAAAAAAATTGCCTTTGTTCCTTCTTGGTTTGGACCTTCCAAAAAACATAGAGAACTACTTGAAAAACTAAGACAAATCGAAGAAATTCCCTGTTTGGCAGAAATTCCTAAATTGGAATCCATAAAAACCAAAACCGAAAAACAAGAACCTTTAAAAAAGGACACCAATGCTTGGCATGCCTTTGATTTGTTAGCGGATGAATCGATTGCTTTAGTAGATCCTGAAAATTCGATCCTTTCTATGAAGCCTTAG
- a CDS encoding YopX family protein — translation MAFTIRFRVWDKQEKEFTQKGFSLTLDGKLLKFGQPIPNEDNYIVNSFTGLKDKYDKDLFEEDIIEHTVAKGGNLTQHTGVIRYNNEHGAFYLENGPPLLQLFSIRKVGNPYENPILYDLYLKSKS, via the coding sequence ATGGCATTCACAATCCGGTTCCGTGTTTGGGACAAACAAGAAAAAGAATTCACTCAGAAAGGCTTTAGTTTAACCCTCGATGGGAAACTCTTAAAGTTTGGACAACCCATCCCAAACGAAGACAATTATATTGTTAATAGTTTTACGGGACTCAAAGACAAATACGACAAAGATTTATTCGAAGAAGATATCATAGAACATACAGTTGCCAAAGGTGGAAACCTGACGCAACATACAGGTGTCATACGTTATAACAATGAACATGGTGCCTTTTACTTAGAAAATGGTCCTCCACTACTCCAATTGTTTTCCATTCGAAAAGTAGGAAATCCATACGAAAATCCGATTCTTTACGATTTGTATTTGAAAAGTAAATCTTGA
- a CDS encoding flagellin N-terminal helical domain-containing protein, which translates to MIINHNISALVAKRALTNTGRDMDKSMEHLATGMRINRPGDDSLGFAVSEKLRSQIRGLGQAERNTQDGMSFLQVTEGSLDQVNSILQRLRELSVQSSNGIYSNEDRKLVQLEVSQLVEEVERIGTSAEFNKVKPLDGRFSRSSKNPMTLQVGANGTEKIELYINTMTSSSLKLKQAGNKLTLSTSNKASESLQVLDDAITKVNRLRSDLGAYYNRLDLTLKSLSNNYVNIVSAESQVRDADMATEMVEYSKNQILTKSGVAMLAQANLRPESVVKLLTDRY; encoded by the coding sequence ATGATTATCAATCACAACATCAGCGCGCTAGTTGCGAAACGGGCGCTCACAAACACCGGGCGTGACATGGATAAATCCATGGAGCACCTAGCAACGGGTATGCGAATCAATAGACCAGGGGATGATTCCTTGGGATTCGCCGTGTCCGAAAAATTAAGATCACAAATTCGGGGCCTTGGCCAAGCGGAACGAAATACCCAGGATGGTATGTCGTTCCTACAAGTCACTGAAGGATCTTTAGACCAAGTAAACTCTATCTTACAGAGGTTACGTGAACTTTCCGTCCAATCCTCTAACGGGATTTATTCTAACGAAGACAGAAAACTTGTTCAGTTAGAAGTATCTCAGTTAGTGGAAGAAGTAGAAAGGATCGGAACTTCTGCAGAGTTTAATAAAGTCAAACCATTGGATGGAAGGTTTTCTCGTTCTTCCAAAAATCCAATGACTTTGCAAGTGGGTGCAAACGGAACAGAGAAAATAGAACTATACATCAATACGATGACTAGTTCTTCACTCAAACTGAAACAAGCTGGAAACAAGTTGACTCTCTCAACTTCAAACAAAGCTTCCGAATCACTCCAAGTTTTGGACGATGCCATCACCAAAGTCAACCGCTTACGGTCTGACCTAGGAGCCTATTACAACCGATTGGATTTAACGTTGAAATCACTGAGTAACAACTATGTGAACATTGTTTCAGCCGAGTCGCAAGTAAGGGATGCCGATATGGCAACGGAAATGGTGGAATATTCAAAAAACCAAATCCTTACCAAATCAGGTGTGGCAATGCTTGCACAAGCGAACCTCCGACCGGAATCCGTAGTAAAACTCCTCACGGACAGATACTAA
- a CDS encoding cyclic nucleotide-binding domain-containing protein: MIHPNSPYKRIWDLFVFICITYFAIEVPVRLVFHYKLSAGVTWLERAIQIVFGLDVILNFNTAILKDRLLIHNRKIVTKTYLRSWFLIDFLSAFPFDLFGGFFFQYFGVTDSLKILRLLRSVRVFELFKSLRLLALGADSDDRFKLVEVINPMTFRLIFFVYWTSLFAHWVACGWIYLGPEFLADKDITTRYIRSLYWSVTTLTTIGYGDITPVTNKQTIYTMGVMILGVGIYGYVIGNIATLLSNLDVSRVHFQEKLNTIDSFIKYKKLPPQLANRIRSYYVNLWENKHGIDETEIWNQLPSGIKIDVSMFLHNHLISVVPFFKNAPEELKREVVLELKPAFYMKGDIIFREGDVPHNMYFLSKGHVEVIKENTSELLATLNSGSFFGEMSLIDDSLRTATIKAGSYCDVYTLGKDRFAEILKHHPKFAQHIQIIAEERKKNQTSKTTKTE, encoded by the coding sequence ATGATCCATCCAAATTCTCCATACAAACGAATCTGGGATCTTTTTGTTTTTATTTGTATTACTTACTTCGCCATTGAAGTACCTGTCCGGTTAGTCTTTCACTATAAACTTTCTGCCGGAGTTACATGGTTGGAACGGGCGATCCAAATTGTATTTGGACTGGATGTCATTCTCAATTTTAATACGGCCATCTTGAAAGACCGCCTTCTCATACATAATAGAAAGATAGTGACTAAAACCTATTTACGTTCCTGGTTTCTTATCGATTTTTTATCCGCATTTCCTTTTGATCTTTTTGGCGGATTTTTTTTCCAATACTTTGGTGTTACAGACAGCCTAAAGATTTTACGTCTTCTAAGATCTGTACGGGTATTTGAACTGTTCAAATCTTTACGCCTTCTTGCCCTCGGTGCCGATTCCGATGATAGGTTCAAACTTGTCGAGGTGATCAATCCAATGACTTTTCGTTTGATCTTTTTTGTCTATTGGACCTCTCTCTTTGCACACTGGGTGGCTTGCGGTTGGATCTATCTCGGACCTGAATTTTTAGCAGACAAAGATATTACAACGCGTTATATCCGTTCGCTGTATTGGTCTGTTACTACACTGACTACGATTGGTTACGGAGACATCACGCCCGTAACCAATAAACAAACCATCTATACTATGGGTGTGATGATCTTAGGAGTCGGTATTTACGGGTATGTCATTGGTAATATTGCCACTTTACTTTCTAACTTAGATGTATCTCGCGTCCATTTTCAAGAAAAGTTAAACACCATAGATAGTTTTATCAAATACAAAAAGTTACCTCCACAACTTGCCAATCGAATTCGGTCTTACTATGTAAATCTTTGGGAAAACAAACACGGAATTGATGAAACTGAAATTTGGAACCAATTGCCTTCAGGGATCAAAATTGATGTGTCCATGTTTTTACACAACCACCTGATTTCGGTAGTTCCCTTTTTTAAAAATGCTCCTGAAGAATTAAAAAGAGAAGTAGTTCTAGAATTAAAACCAGCTTTTTATATGAAAGGTGACATTATTTTTAGAGAAGGTGACGTTCCTCACAATATGTATTTTTTATCCAAAGGTCATGTTGAAGTGATCAAAGAAAATACAAGTGAGTTACTTGCGACTTTAAACTCAGGATCTTTTTTTGGGGAAATGAGTTTGATTGACGATTCCTTACGAACGGCAACAATCAAAGCCGGCTCTTATTGTGACGTATATACTTTAGGAAAGGATCGGTTTGCAGAAATTCTAAAACACCATCCCAAGTTTGCACAACATATTCAAATCATAGCAGAAGAACGAAAGAAAAACCAAACATCAAAAACCACAAAAACCGAATGA
- a CDS encoding cob(I)yrinic acid a,c-diamide adenosyltransferase has protein sequence MKIYTKFGDGGQTYLASGIKVSKTDRRVDLYGSCDELNSTIGLALSYTRDLSIEPAFLNYLKSIQSFLFEIGSELAGYVPKESKEGTVVLRSDVESLEKEIDRLMEVLPEIKFFILPGGSSVASTLHIARTICRRLERDLLVYIESGGEIHSDLRIYINRLSDYLFVAARFANFSTGNEETIWKSRTK, from the coding sequence TTGAAAATCTACACCAAATTTGGCGATGGTGGTCAAACCTACCTTGCATCGGGTATCAAGGTATCCAAAACAGATCGTAGGGTGGATCTCTACGGAAGTTGTGATGAACTGAATAGTACCATTGGCCTTGCTCTTTCTTATACAAGAGATTTGAGTATAGAGCCTGCTTTCCTAAATTACTTAAAAAGCATTCAAAGTTTTCTTTTTGAAATTGGCTCGGAATTGGCAGGTTATGTGCCTAAAGAGTCAAAAGAAGGAACAGTTGTTTTGCGCTCCGATGTAGAAAGTTTGGAAAAAGAAATTGACCGGCTTATGGAAGTCCTACCTGAAATTAAGTTTTTTATTTTGCCTGGAGGGAGTTCCGTTGCAAGCACTCTGCACATTGCTCGTACAATTTGTAGGCGTTTGGAACGAGACCTACTTGTTTACATTGAGTCTGGTGGAGAAATTCATTCCGATTTAAGAATTTATATCAACCGCCTTTCCGATTATCTTTTTGTTGCAGCACGGTTTGCCAATTTTTCTACTGGAAACGAGGAAACCATTTGGAAAAGCCGAACGAAATAG
- a CDS encoding YbaB/EbfC family nucleoid-associated protein, which produces MFGGAGGNKFDMLKQMKKMRSQVKTMEKELSGLNFVGISKNKLLSVTLDGKFQMKSIQIEDELIDKKDKNLLEKSIQEAYTKALQDAQAGAAKQMQAMGGFPGLGM; this is translated from the coding sequence ATGTTCGGTGGAGCAGGCGGAAACAAGTTTGATATGCTCAAACAAATGAAGAAAATGCGGTCGCAAGTGAAAACCATGGAAAAAGAACTTTCCGGTCTTAATTTTGTAGGAATTTCGAAAAACAAACTATTATCAGTGACATTGGATGGAAAATTCCAAATGAAATCCATCCAGATCGAAGATGAATTGATTGATAAAAAAGATAAAAACCTTCTAGAAAAGTCCATCCAAGAAGCCTATACTAAGGCCTTACAGGATGCACAAGCAGGGGCTGCAAAACAAATGCAAGCCATGGGTGGATTCCCTGGATTAGGAATGTGA